One genomic window of Centropristis striata isolate RG_2023a ecotype Rhode Island chromosome 20, C.striata_1.0, whole genome shotgun sequence includes the following:
- the LOC131993605 gene encoding alpha-2A adrenergic receptor-like, whose amino-acid sequence MGCLNFTSGNETLPGRHPYTVQTSVPLTILVGILILLTVFGNVMVVIAVITSRALRAPQNLFLVSLASADILVATLVMPFSLANELMGYWYFGKVWCEIYLALDVLFCTSSIVHLCAISLDRYWSITQAIEYNLRRTPRRIKCTVFIVWVLAAIISFPPLITMKKDEGKEDSPECEINEEKWYIIFSSTASFFAPCIIMIMVYVRIYLIAKKRTRAPPGERQREYGNQEDTKCSLDPLGRKDTEEREVEERNGRENNGLDVEEEPSSSDGNETVLCSLKRKRGMRTTRVAQVKPGETSPKPEAQSSVRVSKWKGRQYRERRFTFVLAVVMGVFVLCWFPFFFTYTLTAVCDTCCVPETLFKMFFWFGYCNSSLNPVIYTVFNNDFRRSFKKILCKRDRRGL is encoded by the coding sequence ATGGGTTGTCTGAACTTCACCAGCGGAAATGAGACTTTGCCTGGCAGGCATCCGTATACTGTGCAGACCTCTGTGCCTCTGACTATTCTGGTGGGTATCCTCATCCTGCTGACTGTGTTTGGCAATGTCATGGTAGTAATCGCTGTGATCACAAGCCGAGCGCTGAGAGCACCTCAGAACTTGTTTTTAGTCTCCCTGGCAAGTGCAGACATCCTGGTTGCCACCTTAGTGATGCCATTCTCTTTGGCGAATGAACTGATGGGTTACTGGTATTTTGGTAAAGTGTGGTGCGAAATCTACCTGGCTCTGGATGTGCTCTTCTGCACCTCATCCATCGTTCACCTGTGTGCCATCAGCCTGGACAGGTACTGGTCCATCACTCAAGCGATTGAGTACAACCTGAGGAGGACACCGCGCAGGATTAAATGCACAGTCTTCATAGTTTGGGTACTGGCGGCCATCATTTCTTTCCCTCCGCTTATCACAATGAAAAAGGACGAGGGTAAAGAAGACAGCCCTGAATGTGAAATTAATGAGGAGAAATGGTACATCATATTCTCCAGCACTGCCTCTTTCTTTGCACCCTGCATCATCATGATTATGGTATATGTGAGAATATACCTGATTGCCAAGAAAAGAACAAGAGCCCCGCCAGGTGAAAGGCAGAGAGAATATGGCAATcaagaagacacaaagtgtAGTTTGGACCCCCTGGggagaaaagacacagaagaaagGGAAGTGGAAGAGAGGAACGGTAGAGAGAACAACGGGCTGGACGTGGAGGAAGAACCCTCCTCGTCTGATGGGAATGAAactgtcctatgttccctgaaGAGGAAGAGGGGTATGAGAACAACCAGAGTGGCTCAAGTGAAGCCTGGAGAAACCTCGCCAAAGCCAGAAGCGCAGTCCTCCGTGAGAGTGAGCAAGTGGAAAGGAAGGCAGTACAGAGAGAGGCGCTTCACATTTGTTCTGGCTGTGGTCATGGGAGTGTTTGTTCTCTGCTGGTTCCCCTTTTTCTTCACATACACGCTTACTGCTGTGTGTGACACTTGCTGTGTCCCAGAGACgctgttcaaaatgtttttctggtTTGGTTACTGCAATAGCTCACTAAATCCTGTTATATACACAGTATTCAACAATGACTTCAGGAGGTCTTTTAAAAAGATCCTTTGTAAAAGGGACAGAAGAGGCTTATAA
- the bnip4 gene encoding BCL2 interacting protein 4 encodes MSLQKDVSSDESLQGSWVELHFSGNGSQSTSHHGSQEQIPTSVQESDVEKMLLDAQHESGRNSSRGSSQCNSPLRAQTPLLLWRGSEANSSQSDEDFQERRREVENMMKKNADWIWDWSSRPENNPPKEFLLKHPKRSTSLSIRNTSVMKKGGVLSADFLKLFLPSLIISHILAVGLGIYIGKRLTSHNTY; translated from the exons ATGTCGCTCCAAAAGGACGTTTCATCGGACGAGAGCTTGCAAG gttCATGGGTTGAGCTGCATTTCAGTGGAAATGGCTCTCAAAGTACGAGTCATCACGGAAGCCAGGAGCAAATCCCGACGTCTGTGCAGGAGAGTGACGTGGAGAAAATGCTGCTGGATGCACAACACGAGTCAGGCAGAAACAGCTCTAGAGGAAGCTCGCAGTGCAACAG CCCACTCAGAGCCCAGACCCCCCTTCTTCTGTGGAGAGGCTCAGAGGCAAACAGCTCACAG TCAGATGAAGACTTCCAAGAAAGAAGACGGGAAgtggaaaacatgatgaaaaaaaatgcagactgGATCTGGGACTGGTCTAGTCGACCTGAGAACAATCCACCAAA GGAGTTCCTGCTGAAGCACCCTAAGCGCTCGACCTCTCTCAGCATCAGGAACACCAGCGTCATGAAGAAGGGAGGCGTTCTCTCTGCTGACTTTCTGAAGCTTTTCCTTCCTTCATTAATCATTTCTCACATACTTGCTGTTGGCTTGGG GATATATATTGGGAAGCGTCTGACTTCCCACAACACCTACTAA
- the ppp2r2d gene encoding serine/threonine-protein phosphatase 2A 55 kDa regulatory subunit B delta isoform: protein MAGVAGGNDFQWCFSQVKGAIDEDVAEADIISTVEFNYSGELLATGDKGGRVVIFQHEQESKNRPHLRGEYNVYSTFQSHEPEFDYLKSLEIEEKINKIRWLPQQNAAHFLLSTNDKTIKLWKISERDKRAEGYNLKDEDGRLRDPFRITSLRVPVLMPMDLMVEASPRRIFANAHTYHINSISVNSDHETYLSADDLRINLWHLEITDRSFNIVDIKPANMEELTEVITAAECHPHQCNVFVYSSSKGTIRLCDMRAAALCDRHSKFFEEPEDPSSRSFFSEIISSISDVKFSHSGRYMMTRDYLSVKVWDLNMENRPVETYQVHEYLRSKLCSLYENDCIFDKFECCWNGSDSAIMTGSYNNFFRMFDRNTRRDITLEASRESSKPRATLKPRKVSTGGKRKKDEISVDSLDFNKKILHTAWHPKDNVIAVAATNNLYIFQDKIN, encoded by the exons ATGGCGG GAGTTGCAGGAGGAAATGATTTCCAGTGGTGTTTCTCTCAAGTGAAAGGAGCGATAGATGAAGATGTTGCGGAAG CTGACATAATCTCAACAGTTGAGTTCAACTATTCTGGAGAATTGCTTGCAACTGGAGATAAAGGAGGCAGAGTAGTGATATTTCAACATGAACAGGAG TCAAAGAATCGTCCACACCTGCGCGGGGAGTACAACGTCTATAGCACTTTTCAGAGTCACGAGCCAGAATTTGACTATTTGAAAAGTTTAGAAATTGaggaaaaaattaataaaataagatgGCTACCCCAACAAAATGCTGCTCACTTTCTACTTTCGACAAATG ATAAAACTATCAAATTGTGGAAAATAAGTGAAAGAGATAAAAGAGCAGAAGGTTACAACCTCAAAGATGAAGACGGACGACTCAGAGACCCCTTTAGAATCACCTCTTTACGG GTTCCAGTACTGATGCCAATGGATCTCATGGTAGAAGCAAGCCCACGGAGGATCTTTGCAAATGCGCACACCTATCACATTAATTCCATTTCTGTAAATAGTGATCATGAAACGTACCTCTCCGCAGATGACCTAAGAATAAATCTATGGCACTTGGAAATCACAGACAGAAGTTTTA ATATTGTAGACATCAAGCCCGCCAACATGGAGGAACTGACAGAAGTAATCACAGCTGCTGAGTGCCATCCACACCAATGCAATGTATTTGTGTACAGCAGTAGCAAAGGCACCATCCGCCTGTGTGACATGCGAGCAGCTGCACTCTGCGATCGGCACTCAAAGT tcTTTGAGGAGCCAGAGGATCCAAGCAGCCGATCCTTTTTCTCTGAGATCATCTCCTCCATCTCGGACGTGAAGTTCAGTCACAGCGGACGCTACATGATGACACGTGACTACCTCTCCGTCAAAGTTTGGGACCTCAACATGGAGAACAGGCCAGTGGAGACGTATCAG gTCCATGAATACCTTCGCAGTAAGCTCTGCTCCTTGTATGAAAATGACTGCATCTTTGACAAGTTTGAGTGCTGCTGGAATGGCAGTGACAG tgccATCATGACCGGCTCCTACAACAACTTCTTCCGAATGTTTGACCGCAACACCAGGCGGGACATCACACTGGAGGCATCCCGGGAGAGCAGCAAACCACGGGCTACGCTCAAACCGCGCAAAGTGTCTACTGGCGGCAAGAGGAAGAAGGATGAGATCAGCGTGGACAGCCTGGACTTCAACAAGAAGATCCTCCACACTGCCTGGCACCCCAAAGATAACGTGATAGCTGTGGCAGCCAccaacaacttgtacattttccAGGACAAAATCAACTAG